CCAATAACTTACTTATTAATGAGCATGATTTAGCCGGGGCGGCAACGGTCTTTCTGACTGGTGGCGAGATTTATAATCATAAATCATTAGTTGGCGAGGTTGCTATCCAGACTTTAACTATGCAAACAGCTGATATGTGCTTTTTGGGAACGGATGCTATTGATGAACGGTTGATAACATCACATTCGCTTTTGGAGACGCTCATTAATCGAACGATGATTGAATACACAAACGGCAAGAAGGTTATTCTTGCCGAGGGCAGCAAGATTGGTCAGCAGACTAATTTTATGACTACCCATACAAAGTTGGTTACTGATTTGATTACTGATTCGTCAGTAGATAGTAACGCCTGCGGATTGATACGTGCACAGGATGTGGAGGTATCAATCCTATAAACATTCATAAAAAAGAGGTTAAGAACAGTTACTTGTATTTCCTTGAATGAGCCTCTTTTTTTTGTTACTCTTGAGATGAAGTTGAAGCGCTTTCATTTCTATACAGATTTTTTATGACAAGGAGTGTTATATATGAGGGAATTCCCGCAGGATTTTTTATGGGGTGCATCGTTATCGGCGCATCAATCAGAGGGGGCCTATGATTTAGACGGAAAAGGTTTGAGTGTTCAGGATACCCGACCTCGTGATAAACATGATATTTGTGATTTTAAGGTTGCAAGTGATCACTATCATCATTATAAAGAAGACATTGCATTGTTAGCAGAAATGGGATTAAAAGTATTCCGCTTTTCAATTGCTTGGACACGGATTTTTCCTGATGGAACCCGAAAAGTTAATCAAGTTGGTGTTGACCATTATAATGATGTCATTAATACTTGTTTGCAGCATGGCATTCAACCAATTATTACATTGTATCATTTTGATTTACCGCAAACGCTTGAAGACCTGGGTGGTTGGTCTTCAAAGGAGACAGTACAAGCATACGAGCAATATTGTCGGTTTGTTTTTAAAGAGTATGGTGATCGGGTTAAATATTGGCTAACAATTAATGAACCAAACATTATGCTTTTAGTAGATAAAAAGATTCTTGGTAAAGAAATTCCGTTAAAAGCAAAGTACCAACAATTTCATCACCTGATGATTGCTGAGAAGCTGGCGATTAAAGCATGTCATGAGTTAATCGATGGTGGGAAAATAGGACCGACGCCAAATATATCCATTGTATATCCAGCAACTTCAAAACCAAAAGACAATCAGGCTGCTTTATACT
The Culicoidibacter larvae DNA segment above includes these coding regions:
- a CDS encoding glycoside hydrolase family 1 protein, which translates into the protein MREFPQDFLWGASLSAHQSEGAYDLDGKGLSVQDTRPRDKHDICDFKVASDHYHHYKEDIALLAEMGLKVFRFSIAWTRIFPDGTRKVNQVGVDHYNDVINTCLQHGIQPIITLYHFDLPQTLEDLGGWSSKETVQAYEQYCRFVFKEYGDRVKYWLTINEPNIMLLVDKKILGKEIPLKAKYQQFHHLMIAEKLAIKACHELIDGGKIGPTPNISIVYPATSKPKDNQAALYFNSIRNWLYLDFSVRGIYNPVAKDYLVRQGVMPEVSEADKALMKEHIPDFVAVNYYSSVTVEFPENADDMMNGISDQQSEDIMERGFYKGFTNPFLEKNEFNWTIDPLGLQNTLQHIDDRYQIPMIITENGLGAYDVLTDSGRIHDPYRIDYLQKHLQACKDAIAAGVKLIGYSPWSAIDLVSVHEGISKRYGFIYIDRDEQDVRELKRYRKDSFYWYQQVIDTNGSEL
- a CDS encoding DeoR/GlpR family DNA-binding transcription regulator, with translation MKTSLATVFKRREKILEQLKGKGVVYVDELAQEFHVSPLTIRRDLELFEKKQMIERSYGKATYIQGTIHRIDDPVLLLSSDDAIIEQKVKIAEHAAGLVSDGMRLFVNSGVTALFFILANLDKNVTIFTNNLLINEHDLAGAATVFLTGGEIYNHKSLVGEVAIQTLTMQTADMCFLGTDAIDERLITSHSLLETLINRTMIEYTNGKKVILAEGSKIGQQTNFMTTHTKLVTDLITDSSVDSNACGLIRAQDVEVSIL